The Pseudomonas eucalypticola genome has a window encoding:
- a CDS encoding NAD(P)-dependent alcohol dehydrogenase, which yields MPQTYSYAAQHASDALKPYRFERRAPGADDVQIDILYCGVCHSDLHTVRNEWHNTLYPSVPGHEIVGKVTAVGANVKKFKVGDLAGVGCMVDSCQHCASCAEGEEQYCENGFTGTYNGPVFGGENTFGGYSDHIVVKEKFVLRIAPTDNLAAVAPLLCAGITTYSPLAHWKVGPGKKVGVVGLGGLGHMAVKIAHAMGAHVVLFTTSPNKREDGLRLGADEVIVSKDERQMATQANQLDFILNTVAAPHNLDPFLALLKRDGTMTLVGAPDSPHPSPTVFNLIFKRRSLAGSLIGGIEETQEMLDFCDKHGIVSDIELIAIQGINEAYERMLKGDVKYRFVIDIATLKQEAAA from the coding sequence ATGCCCCAGACGTACAGCTATGCCGCGCAACACGCCAGCGACGCCCTCAAGCCTTACCGCTTCGAGCGTCGCGCCCCGGGCGCCGATGATGTACAGATCGACATTCTCTATTGCGGAGTGTGCCACTCCGACCTGCACACCGTGCGCAACGAATGGCACAACACCCTGTATCCCTCCGTGCCTGGCCACGAAATCGTTGGCAAAGTCACGGCGGTGGGCGCCAATGTGAAAAAATTCAAGGTGGGCGACCTGGCGGGCGTCGGCTGCATGGTCGACAGCTGCCAGCACTGCGCATCCTGTGCCGAGGGTGAAGAGCAGTATTGCGAAAACGGCTTCACCGGTACCTACAATGGCCCGGTGTTCGGCGGCGAGAACACCTTCGGCGGCTACTCCGACCATATCGTGGTCAAGGAAAAGTTCGTGCTGCGCATCGCCCCCACCGACAACCTGGCGGCGGTGGCGCCACTGCTGTGCGCCGGTATCACCACCTACTCGCCGCTGGCGCACTGGAAAGTGGGGCCGGGCAAGAAAGTCGGCGTGGTCGGCCTCGGCGGCCTGGGCCACATGGCCGTGAAGATCGCCCATGCCATGGGCGCCCATGTGGTGCTGTTCACCACCTCGCCGAACAAGCGTGAAGATGGCCTGCGTTTGGGCGCCGACGAAGTCATCGTCTCCAAGGACGAGCGACAGATGGCCACCCAGGCCAATCAGCTGGACTTTATCCTCAATACCGTGGCGGCGCCGCACAACCTCGACCCGTTCCTGGCGCTGCTCAAGCGCGACGGCACCATGACCCTGGTCGGTGCGCCGGACTCACCGCACCCTTCGCCCACGGTGTTCAACCTGATCTTCAAGCGCCGCAGCCTGGCCGGTTCGTTGATCGGTGGCATTGAGGAAACCCAGGAGATGCTCGACTTCTGCGACAAGCATGGGATTGTCTCGGACATCGAATTGATCGCGATCCAGGGCATCAACGAGGCGTATGAGCGCATGCTCAAGGGCGATGTGAAGTACCGCTTCGTCATTGACATCGCCACCCTCAAGCAGGAAGCGGCGGCCTGA
- a CDS encoding Gfo/Idh/MocA family protein: MNRTTPWRTGMVGAGYMAKLHSLSMNNLAGLSQDPRDRFELVRIVDSDLAAAEQEAGRWGWKAFGDDWRQVTRSADIDVVSVATPNDLHHEICLDAFRHGKHVLCEKPLATSARSALELARAAHASGRVHRVNFTYRSWPAIAQAKALISQGAIGAVRHFEGHFFQDHNNDPTIPLHWRFRQGPAGAGALGDVGAHIIDLARFLVGEVDSVVATTQRFIDQRPLPHDRQRQGAVEVDDLACALVQFRSGASGTLKASWALPGYKNDVYFVVVGEHGAIRFSWERSNELQVFDSADAAPLSGYRTIPLGRAHPGAELFWFPALGGEQDVGVTAQGMGYGDAFVLGFRDFSQALRQGESPAPNFVDGLRCSEITDAILTSARERCWIDVDHAPVA, encoded by the coding sequence ATGAACAGAACCACCCCTTGGCGAACCGGCATGGTCGGTGCCGGCTACATGGCGAAGTTGCATAGCCTGTCGATGAATAACCTGGCGGGTTTGAGCCAGGACCCCCGTGACCGTTTCGAACTGGTGCGCATTGTCGATAGCGACCTGGCGGCGGCCGAGCAAGAGGCCGGGCGCTGGGGCTGGAAGGCATTCGGCGATGACTGGCGGCAGGTGACCCGCAGCGCCGACATCGACGTGGTCAGCGTCGCCACGCCCAACGACCTGCATCATGAAATATGCCTGGACGCCTTTCGTCATGGCAAACATGTGCTGTGCGAAAAGCCCTTGGCCACCAGCGCCCGGAGCGCCTTGGAACTGGCCCGGGCGGCCCACGCCAGTGGCCGGGTGCACCGGGTCAATTTCACCTATCGCAGTTGGCCGGCCATCGCCCAGGCCAAGGCCTTGATCAGCCAGGGCGCGATTGGCGCCGTGCGCCATTTCGAAGGGCATTTCTTCCAGGACCACAACAACGACCCCACCATCCCGCTGCACTGGCGCTTCCGCCAGGGCCCGGCCGGTGCAGGCGCCCTGGGCGACGTGGGCGCACATATCATCGACCTGGCGCGGTTCCTGGTCGGCGAGGTCGACAGTGTGGTGGCCACCACCCAGCGCTTCATCGATCAGCGCCCCTTGCCCCACGACCGTCAGCGCCAGGGGGCGGTGGAGGTCGACGACCTGGCGTGCGCCCTGGTGCAGTTTCGCAGCGGCGCCAGCGGCACGCTCAAGGCCAGCTGGGCGCTGCCCGGCTACAAGAACGATGTGTACTTCGTGGTAGTGGGCGAGCACGGCGCGATCCGCTTCAGTTGGGAGCGCAGCAACGAACTGCAGGTGTTCGACAGCGCTGACGCTGCCCCTCTGTCCGGGTACCGCACCATCCCCCTGGGCCGTGCCCACCCCGGCGCCGAGCTGTTCTGGTTCCCGGCCTTGGGCGGGGAGCAGGACGTGGGTGTCACCGCCCAGGGCATGGGCTACGGCGATGCGTTCGTGCTGGGCTTTCGCGATTTCAGTCAGGCGTTGCGCCAAGGCGAATCGCCGGCCCCCAACTTCGTCGACGGCCTGCGGTGCAGTGAAATCACCGACGCCATCCTGACTTCCGCCCGCGAGCGCTGCTGGATCGACGTGGACCACGCGCCTGTCGCCTGA